From Lolium perenne isolate Kyuss_39 chromosome 5, Kyuss_2.0, whole genome shotgun sequence, a single genomic window includes:
- the LOC127298474 gene encoding uncharacterized protein, translating to MYGEIAAGLVNQFMEKMKQGKVYELRRYKTVRRSMIISWITPWPVCTYALTPIDDLPSLTDNPESSTGTLTLEIICIIHWFSDANTLLKPVTLKPLEVTFNLPKQQQHEDVLAAVTAQPLPDDDDNLIQ from the exons ATGTATGGGGAGATTGCTGCGGGTTTGGTAAACCAGTTCATGGAAAAAATGAAACAGGGCAAAGTCTATGAGCTGCGTAG ATACAAAACCGTGCGGAGATCGATGATAATCTCATGGATTACCCCATGGCCCGTGTGTACTTATGCTTTGACCCCAATCGATGATCTCCCAAGTCTGACTGATAATCCGGAGTCTTCCACAG GCACATTGACTTTAGAAATTATATGCATCATTCACTGGTTCAG TGATGCCAACACTTTGTTGAAGCCTGTGACTCTCAAGCCCCTGGAAGTGACCTTCAACCTACCTAAGCAGCAACA GCATGAGGATGTGCTTGCTGCCGTAACAGCGCAACCACTACCTGATGATGATGACAATCTGATCCAGTAG